One window of the Sphaerochaeta associata genome contains the following:
- a CDS encoding ABC transporter substrate-binding protein: protein MLKKSRLIALLLMLCLVFPLVAQGQVENAPAKEIELRWASIWVGNDSKAPAVEALVAEYNAKNAGKIKVVVEPQPDYNAYEQKVRTSLAAGQAPADIFTIKFNPTTATFYQSNLLMDFAKVMDTPWKQSFDAGSIEQSTVDGMLKSLPMETAILPIWYNMDAFKKAGISELPTTIEGMFSAFDKLKAAGITPTSQMTGDTNAWTSMIWFSHFAVSLGGTNVWDKSFTDPAFVEAAKLTKRMIVEYSTTDAVGLGAGGSGGHFLAGRTAVFSNGPWYAGRADLAATPFFNSIKIAGLPAAGSTKDFMISRLQANICAASSKDKAREAAIVDFLKFLTSAPSISKIAETSGAMFAIKTDYRPVKALQKQFYDVADAAKTTAFDLEAALGAEVTLEFAQQLGALALGRISAEEFCALVDRKIER from the coding sequence ATGTTGAAAAAATCGAGATTAATCGCCCTTCTGCTGATGCTCTGCCTGGTCTTCCCGCTTGTTGCCCAGGGTCAGGTTGAGAATGCGCCTGCCAAAGAGATCGAGCTGCGCTGGGCAAGCATTTGGGTCGGAAACGACAGCAAGGCCCCCGCCGTTGAAGCCTTGGTGGCTGAGTACAATGCCAAGAATGCCGGCAAAATCAAGGTCGTCGTTGAACCACAGCCCGACTACAACGCCTACGAGCAGAAGGTGAGAACCAGCCTTGCTGCAGGTCAGGCACCGGCTGACATCTTCACGATCAAGTTCAATCCGACTACCGCCACCTTCTACCAAAGCAACCTGCTCATGGATTTTGCAAAGGTCATGGATACTCCTTGGAAGCAGAGCTTCGATGCCGGCTCGATCGAGCAGTCCACCGTCGACGGGATGCTTAAATCGTTGCCGATGGAGACTGCCATCCTGCCGATCTGGTACAACATGGATGCCTTCAAGAAAGCCGGTATTTCCGAGCTTCCGACCACCATTGAGGGCATGTTCTCCGCCTTTGACAAGCTGAAGGCCGCCGGAATCACCCCGACCAGTCAGATGACCGGCGATACCAATGCTTGGACCTCCATGATCTGGTTCAGCCATTTCGCCGTCTCCTTGGGTGGAACCAATGTATGGGACAAGAGCTTTACCGATCCTGCATTCGTTGAGGCAGCCAAGCTGACCAAGCGCATGATCGTCGAATACTCCACCACTGATGCAGTCGGACTGGGAGCAGGCGGAAGCGGCGGTCACTTCCTCGCCGGTCGCACCGCAGTCTTCTCCAACGGGCCTTGGTATGCCGGCCGTGCAGACCTTGCCGCCACTCCGTTCTTCAACTCCATCAAGATTGCAGGTCTTCCTGCCGCAGGTTCCACCAAGGACTTCATGATCAGCCGTCTGCAGGCCAACATCTGTGCAGCCTCCTCAAAGGATAAGGCGCGCGAGGCAGCAATTGTCGACTTCCTCAAGTTCCTGACCAGTGCACCCTCCATCTCCAAGATTGCCGAGACCAGTGGTGCCATGTTCGCCATCAAGACCGATTATCGTCCGGTCAAGGCCCTGCAGAAGCAATTCTATGATGTTGCCGACGCAGCCAAGACCACAGCCTTCGACCTCGAAGCAGCCCTTGGTGCAGAAGTAACGCTGGAGTTTGCCCAGCAGCTCGGAGCTCTTGCCCTCGGACGCATCAGTGCAGAAGAGTTCTGCGCTCTGGTCGACCGCAAGATCGAACGCTAG
- a CDS encoding DUF4867 family protein, producing MHPSFYRVPDALITENPHRMIHRIDSSRFNQYGTLLPDLKVTDLIETAQKLTAIPQEGNVYVASLPELEALAETASLQSYFNGQSIQVGYCNGRNISINGAEYHKSPELFIAVTDCLQFLTPFNQLKDFRAVHTNAAELFYFPKGSVALIKEKVLHLAPLCVHQEGFKSIIVLPKGTNEPLDTGIVHNPENDEDKLLFKQNKWMLAHPDRIQLTSQGVTVGLEGENLSIRPLN from the coding sequence ATGCACCCATCTTTCTATCGAGTTCCCGACGCACTGATCACTGAGAATCCCCATCGTATGATTCACCGCATCGACTCATCCCGTTTCAACCAATACGGGACGTTGCTGCCTGATCTGAAGGTAACAGACCTCATTGAAACAGCTCAAAAACTCACGGCAATTCCACAGGAGGGCAACGTCTATGTTGCCTCACTACCAGAATTGGAAGCCCTCGCCGAGACTGCAAGCCTGCAGTCCTACTTCAATGGACAGAGTATCCAGGTTGGATACTGCAACGGACGCAATATCTCGATCAACGGGGCCGAGTATCACAAAAGTCCCGAGCTGTTCATCGCTGTAACCGACTGTCTTCAATTCCTGACCCCGTTCAACCAGCTCAAGGATTTCAGAGCAGTGCATACAAATGCTGCAGAACTCTTCTACTTTCCCAAGGGCTCGGTGGCTCTCATCAAGGAGAAGGTGCTGCACCTTGCTCCGTTGTGTGTGCATCAAGAGGGATTCAAATCCATCATCGTCCTGCCAAAAGGAACCAATGAGCCGCTTGACACAGGTATTGTCCACAACCCGGAGAACGATGAGGACAAGCTGTTGTTCAAGCAGAACAAGTGGATGCTCGCCCATCCCGACCGCATCCAGCTTACCAGCCAAGGGGTGACGGTAGGACTTGAGGGAGAGAATCTCAGTATCAGGCCGCTGAACTAA
- a CDS encoding ROK family transcriptional regulator — MQGNPLRASDLRVHNQNMVLSLIHASKNLGTSQSEVVQKTGLKAPTIFRIFSSLEEEGLIVPAQSNGEETVAKKGRRPVLYVVSKHARYTVGLEFWTAFLSLGVFDFQGERIYSVMHPLAESVGASQVIDLIVGEINRILGELSIPKKKVIGVGVAAPGQVDLAQQRVRYYPRIEGMKDIALVDELSSRLGLAVMIHNNCSALAFSEYRYGGFDHSGSMFTFLLRTGVNGAFVHDDEIYVNSQNQTIECGHIPIDSDGPRCSCGSRGCLQAYLQDLDPNSVELRLALFEGLDEKLQEGDAAAKRTIERAAGYLVIAMKVLTRLLAPKSFLFVGCCETVAQALCEQVEHLMSEPDAFCCEKPRIFATAYDPLLAQKGASDLVLQEYFR, encoded by the coding sequence ATGCAAGGAAATCCACTGAGGGCATCAGATTTGCGGGTCCATAATCAGAATATGGTGCTCTCGCTGATTCACGCTTCCAAGAATCTGGGAACCAGCCAATCGGAAGTCGTCCAAAAAACCGGGTTGAAAGCCCCTACTATTTTTCGCATATTCTCCTCCCTTGAAGAGGAGGGCCTCATAGTTCCCGCTCAAAGCAACGGGGAGGAGACGGTGGCCAAGAAGGGCAGACGACCTGTGCTCTATGTGGTTTCCAAGCATGCGCGCTACACGGTGGGCCTCGAATTCTGGACCGCCTTCCTATCCCTTGGTGTCTTCGACTTCCAAGGAGAGCGTATCTATTCGGTCATGCATCCGCTTGCCGAGTCGGTTGGGGCAAGCCAGGTCATCGACCTCATTGTAGGTGAGATCAACCGGATACTCGGCGAACTGTCCATCCCCAAAAAGAAGGTCATCGGGGTTGGGGTTGCCGCCCCCGGCCAGGTGGACCTTGCCCAACAGCGGGTGCGCTACTATCCCCGTATCGAGGGCATGAAGGATATTGCACTGGTTGACGAGCTGTCGAGCCGGCTCGGCCTTGCGGTGATGATTCACAACAACTGCAGCGCGCTTGCCTTCAGCGAGTACCGCTACGGGGGATTCGATCATAGCGGCAGCATGTTTACCTTCCTGCTGAGAACCGGGGTGAACGGGGCTTTTGTCCATGACGATGAGATCTATGTGAACAGCCAAAACCAGACGATCGAGTGCGGCCACATTCCCATCGACAGCGACGGCCCGCGCTGCAGCTGCGGCAGTCGTGGTTGTCTGCAGGCGTATCTGCAGGACCTCGACCCGAATTCGGTGGAACTGCGGTTGGCCCTGTTCGAGGGGCTCGATGAGAAGCTGCAAGAAGGCGATGCGGCAGCAAAGCGAACCATTGAACGGGCTGCAGGGTATCTGGTAATTGCGATGAAGGTTCTCACCCGCCTGCTGGCACCAAAATCATTCCTCTTCGTAGGATGTTGTGAGACAGTCGCGCAGGCCCTCTGTGAGCAGGTCGAGCACCTGATGAGCGAACCCGATGCCTTCTGCTGTGAGAAACCGAGGATTTTCGCCACCGCCTACGATCCGTTGCTCGCCCAAAAGGGAGCTAGCGACTTGGTGTTGCAGGAGTACTTCCGCTAA
- a CDS encoding sulfite exporter TauE/SafE family protein produces MSAILASGVVVLITHALEAVTGFGCAVLAMPFVSALLGVKTAVKVITILAWLLALYLAVRNYRRIDFKQYAIITGCMLAGLPVGMYLFRSQDTSVLSIILAVFIVLVSVSQLYRLLHKGEQAELPQGGRALFYYLLLVLGGIVHGMFSSGGPLVVLYATRALPDKGSFRATLCLLWTTLNTIIIATYLAEGSLDQGTVNTTALLIPFVAAGVIIGERVHDKVDERKFSLIVFSMLLLTGIFMLAFTR; encoded by the coding sequence ATGAGTGCCATCCTGGCAAGCGGAGTGGTCGTGTTGATCACCCACGCACTTGAGGCTGTAACCGGCTTCGGGTGCGCCGTCCTTGCCATGCCCTTTGTCAGCGCCCTGCTCGGGGTGAAAACGGCTGTGAAGGTTATTACCATCCTGGCATGGCTGTTGGCACTGTACCTTGCAGTACGCAATTACCGCAGGATCGACTTCAAGCAATATGCAATCATTACCGGATGCATGCTCGCAGGTCTTCCAGTGGGCATGTACCTCTTTCGCAGCCAGGATACATCCGTCCTTTCAATCATCCTGGCCGTCTTTATTGTGCTTGTATCGGTAAGCCAGCTGTACCGACTCCTGCATAAAGGAGAACAAGCCGAACTTCCTCAGGGAGGAAGGGCGCTTTTCTACTACCTGTTGCTTGTGCTGGGGGGCATCGTTCATGGCATGTTCTCCTCCGGCGGCCCCCTGGTGGTGTTGTACGCCACCCGCGCCCTCCCGGACAAGGGCTCGTTTCGAGCTACGCTCTGCCTGCTGTGGACGACGCTGAACACCATCATCATCGCAACCTACCTGGCTGAAGGTTCTCTTGATCAGGGCACGGTCAACACGACCGCCCTGCTCATACCCTTTGTTGCGGCGGGCGTCATCATTGGAGAACGGGTGCACGACAAGGTTGATGAGAGAAAGTTCTCCCTCATTGTGTTTTCCATGCTATTGTTGACCGGAATCTTCATGTTGGCATTTACGAGGTAA
- a CDS encoding transketolase yields the protein MLTSQELQQLSDFAKEIRKKTLYAIGNLGVGHIGGSLSIADLLALLYGKVMRIDPDNPQWEQRDLLVLSKGHAGPALYATLALKGYFPLSELDTLNVGGTNLPSHCDRTKTPGIDMTTGSLGQGLSAACGLAYARRVDGNTCHVYAIIGDGESQEGQNWEAAMFASHYKLDHLITFTDNNKMQIDGLTEQIMGLGDLEAKWNSFGWFTQRVDGHDLKAMDEAIERAKAQSGKPSMIILDTIKGKGASFCEGKVTNHNMNFDLQTANAAIAELG from the coding sequence ATGCTCACCTCGCAGGAACTGCAGCAACTCTCGGATTTTGCCAAGGAAATCCGCAAAAAAACCCTGTATGCCATTGGAAATCTCGGCGTCGGACACATCGGTGGCTCCCTCTCGATCGCCGACTTGTTGGCCCTGCTCTACGGCAAGGTGATGCGTATCGATCCCGACAATCCACAATGGGAGCAACGGGACTTGCTCGTATTGTCCAAGGGGCATGCAGGACCCGCCTTGTACGCAACCCTGGCGCTCAAGGGCTATTTCCCCTTATCCGAGCTGGACACCCTCAATGTGGGAGGAACCAACCTGCCCAGTCACTGCGACCGGACCAAGACGCCGGGCATCGACATGACCACCGGCTCTCTCGGCCAAGGCCTGAGTGCTGCCTGCGGCCTTGCGTATGCACGCAGAGTCGACGGCAATACGTGCCATGTCTATGCCATCATCGGTGACGGCGAATCACAGGAAGGACAGAACTGGGAAGCGGCGATGTTTGCTTCCCACTACAAGCTCGACCACCTTATTACCTTTACCGACAACAACAAGATGCAGATCGACGGATTGACCGAGCAGATTATGGGACTGGGCGACCTTGAGGCGAAGTGGAACAGTTTCGGCTGGTTCACCCAGCGGGTCGACGGGCATGATCTGAAAGCGATGGATGAAGCCATCGAGCGAGCCAAGGCACAATCGGGCAAACCCTCGATGATCATATTGGACACCATCAAGGGCAAAGGCGCTTCGTTCTGCGAGGGAAAGGTGACCAACCACAATATGAACTTCGATCTGCAAACCGCCAATGCGGCGATTGCCGAGCTGGGATAA
- a CDS encoding RpiB/LacA/LacB family sugar-phosphate isomerase: protein MTIAIASDLSGFPLKKELVEHLKESGYTVLDFGIENENAPQPYFIQAPKVAKAIQEGKAEKGILVCGTGQGMAIVANKHKGIYACVVDDIFSAERSKIVNNANVITLGGWITAPFAGKQIVDAWLAMSFTQKMEFKKDFLTNAFAQVQAIEEENLK, encoded by the coding sequence ATGACCATAGCAATTGCAAGCGACCTCAGCGGCTTTCCCCTCAAGAAGGAGTTGGTCGAGCATCTGAAAGAGAGCGGTTACACCGTCCTTGATTTCGGCATCGAAAACGAGAACGCTCCCCAGCCCTACTTCATCCAGGCCCCCAAGGTAGCCAAGGCGATCCAGGAGGGAAAAGCGGAGAAAGGGATTTTGGTCTGCGGGACCGGACAAGGAATGGCCATTGTGGCAAACAAGCACAAAGGCATCTACGCTTGTGTGGTGGATGACATTTTCAGTGCAGAGCGATCGAAGATCGTCAATAATGCCAATGTCATCACGCTCGGCGGTTGGATCACAGCCCCCTTTGCGGGGAAGCAGATCGTCGATGCATGGCTTGCCATGAGTTTTACCCAGAAGATGGAGTTCAAGAAAGACTTCCTGACCAACGCCTTCGCCCAGGTCCAGGCGATCGAGGAGGAGAACCTCAAATGA
- a CDS encoding iron-containing alcohol dehydrogenase, translating into MIESLQSTVHILSVSDLDADTLSQILTFSANKAGRPTVCAVIDNAPIPAKDVLLKDLERHAIVHRFDQVQPNPRTVDIMRMYEDPEFASCDVVLGIGGGSTLDSAKALAMLASNGGSLAEYLGNKPLRTITERAKTLVLIPTTAGTGSEVTKVGVYTDPLGRKYTLGSPLMSARTAVLASSLLEGVPPSLCAATGLDALDHALESIWNKNSTPLTKTIARNAAIEILETLPKLYQAIKKQSPDKQSLIRSMLAASTKAGIAFNLTGTAAGHAISFILSEEWHVPHGLACAFTLLEVFDWAVQDESNRKELAQIGKHFHPTFGDDQALEALREDISSLMQRLAIPTKFADIKVDLTDLSVFDRCLDDPKLLNQLPPLGKKDLHRIIEAKR; encoded by the coding sequence ATGATTGAAAGCCTGCAGAGTACTGTTCACATCCTCAGCGTATCCGATCTGGACGCCGACACACTATCACAGATACTCACCTTTTCAGCGAACAAGGCAGGCAGGCCCACCGTCTGTGCAGTCATAGACAACGCACCCATTCCCGCCAAGGATGTACTGCTCAAGGATCTGGAGCGCCATGCAATCGTACACCGGTTCGACCAAGTGCAACCGAATCCCCGGACGGTGGATATCATGCGCATGTATGAAGACCCCGAATTTGCATCATGCGATGTGGTACTGGGTATCGGGGGAGGCAGCACTCTCGACTCCGCAAAGGCTCTGGCAATGCTCGCTTCCAATGGGGGGAGTCTTGCCGAGTACCTTGGGAACAAGCCGCTGCGTACGATCACCGAACGTGCAAAAACTCTCGTTCTGATCCCGACCACCGCCGGTACGGGATCGGAGGTGACCAAGGTCGGCGTCTACACCGATCCCCTTGGAAGGAAGTACACCCTCGGCTCGCCCTTGATGAGCGCCCGCACGGCAGTCTTGGCTTCCTCGCTGCTGGAGGGCGTTCCCCCATCTCTCTGTGCTGCTACAGGCTTGGATGCCTTGGACCATGCATTGGAATCAATTTGGAACAAGAATAGTACCCCGTTGACCAAAACAATAGCCCGTAATGCTGCTATTGAGATACTTGAAACACTGCCAAAGCTGTATCAGGCCATCAAAAAGCAGAGTCCCGACAAGCAATCTCTCATCCGATCGATGCTCGCCGCATCCACGAAAGCAGGAATTGCCTTCAACCTTACCGGAACAGCCGCCGGGCATGCCATCTCTTTCATTCTCAGCGAGGAGTGGCATGTTCCCCACGGCCTGGCATGCGCCTTCACGTTGCTGGAAGTCTTCGATTGGGCGGTACAGGACGAGTCGAATCGAAAAGAACTTGCCCAAATAGGCAAGCATTTCCATCCGACTTTCGGAGATGACCAAGCCCTGGAAGCTCTGAGAGAAGACATTTCCTCCCTGATGCAAAGACTCGCAATACCAACCAAATTTGCGGACATCAAGGTGGATCTCACCGACCTATCGGTCTTTGATCGCTGCCTTGACGATCCGAAGCTGCTCAACCAGCTTCCGCCTCTGGGCAAGAAAGATCTCCATCGCATCATCGAGGCCAAGCGATGA
- a CDS encoding transketolase family protein has product METKEMRAVYCDTLIELAQSDERIMVVEADLMRATGTMKFKEAYPERAVDVGVAEANLVGVSSGLSAGGKIPFAATFGCFASRRAFDQFFLSANYAKLNVKLVGTDPGISAAFNGGTHMPFEDIGLMRMIPGLTIVEPSDPVSLKALTKAAAQIEGCVYMRLHRKAVAALYEEGESFTLGKGKVLADGSDVTIIALGAILVPEALKARQLLTQQGYEAAVIDMHTVKPLDEELILSYARKTGCIVTAENHQTAGGLGSAVANFLSQTHPTPMAMVGIHDEFGQVGTQAWLAQHYRLTAEEISRKALALIKGRKE; this is encoded by the coding sequence ATGGAAACCAAGGAGATGCGTGCAGTCTACTGCGACACCCTTATCGAGCTTGCACAATCGGATGAGAGGATCATGGTGGTGGAAGCGGACCTCATGCGTGCAACCGGCACCATGAAATTCAAGGAAGCCTACCCCGAGCGTGCGGTGGACGTCGGGGTGGCCGAGGCAAACCTGGTGGGGGTGAGCTCAGGGCTCAGCGCCGGAGGGAAGATTCCCTTTGCCGCAACCTTTGGGTGCTTTGCATCACGCAGGGCGTTTGACCAGTTCTTCCTCTCGGCAAACTATGCCAAATTGAATGTCAAACTGGTGGGAACAGACCCCGGCATCAGTGCAGCATTCAACGGGGGAACGCACATGCCTTTCGAAGACATCGGTCTGATGCGCATGATACCGGGCCTGACCATCGTCGAGCCGTCCGACCCCGTCAGCCTCAAGGCACTGACCAAAGCAGCGGCACAGATTGAAGGATGCGTGTACATGCGCCTGCACCGAAAGGCAGTCGCTGCGCTGTACGAAGAGGGAGAATCATTCACCCTGGGCAAAGGCAAAGTGCTTGCCGACGGAAGCGACGTCACCATCATAGCCCTGGGGGCCATCCTGGTTCCCGAGGCCCTCAAGGCACGACAGTTGCTCACGCAGCAAGGGTATGAGGCTGCAGTAATCGACATGCATACCGTCAAACCCTTGGATGAGGAGCTCATCCTCTCCTATGCCAGGAAAACAGGGTGCATTGTGACGGCTGAGAACCACCAAACGGCCGGAGGATTGGGAAGTGCAGTTGCAAACTTCCTTTCTCAAACCCATCCCACCCCGATGGCGATGGTGGGAATCCACGATGAATTCGGTCAGGTAGGCACACAAGCCTGGCTTGCTCAGCACTACCGTCTCACAGCAGAAGAAATTTCACGCAAGGCTCTTGCACTGATCAAGGGCAGGAAGGAGTGA
- a CDS encoding carbohydrate ABC transporter permease, with product MQAVGTQRSRVWGARVLFLLPVSILFFFFFIYPFLFTIYTSFTSWRGIGSMKFNGLANYTKLLGDPTFRKALGNNVIWALSQGFIQVPLACLVAMILVRKPHFWRSLRTIYYLPNVISTVALAMVWVAIYNVEGPLNAILGALFGAEKRNWLGNPDTALFAVIFQTVIYIGYFMIILLASAMNIPRSLYEAAEIDGASTFQQELNITLPMLRGSLITTMTLAMAYGMRHFESTFLMTGGGPAYATTTMGIDLYLKMDALRYSEASTAGVFLILMGTVVITVLRKIFGSSDPMSEMAQ from the coding sequence ATGCAAGCAGTCGGTACACAGCGAAGTCGGGTCTGGGGGGCGAGAGTTTTGTTCTTGCTGCCGGTCTCCATCTTGTTTTTCTTCTTTTTCATCTATCCATTCCTCTTTACCATCTACACGAGTTTCACCAGTTGGAGAGGAATCGGGTCGATGAAATTCAACGGTCTTGCCAACTATACCAAGCTGCTCGGCGATCCAACCTTTCGCAAGGCTCTGGGAAACAATGTGATATGGGCTCTTTCACAAGGGTTCATCCAAGTTCCCCTGGCCTGCCTGGTTGCCATGATCCTGGTGCGAAAGCCTCACTTCTGGCGCTCATTGAGAACCATTTACTACCTTCCCAACGTCATCTCCACCGTCGCCTTGGCGATGGTCTGGGTAGCCATATACAATGTGGAGGGTCCTTTGAATGCAATACTGGGTGCCTTGTTTGGTGCAGAGAAGAGAAACTGGCTGGGCAACCCCGATACCGCTCTCTTTGCTGTTATTTTCCAGACTGTCATCTATATCGGGTATTTTATGATCATCCTGCTCGCCTCGGCAATGAATATTCCCCGCTCGCTCTACGAAGCCGCCGAGATCGACGGGGCAAGCACCTTCCAGCAGGAATTGAACATCACTCTTCCGATGCTGCGGGGCAGCCTCATCACTACCATGACGCTGGCCATGGCCTATGGCATGCGTCACTTTGAATCGACCTTCCTGATGACCGGCGGCGGCCCGGCGTATGCCACCACCACCATGGGAATCGACCTCTATCTGAAAATGGATGCACTGCGGTACAGCGAGGCCAGTACTGCCGGGGTATTTCTGATACTGATGGGAACGGTGGTGATCACCGTCCTTCGCAAGATCTTCGGCTCTTCGGATCCGATGAGCGAGATGGCGCAATAG
- a CDS encoding carbohydrate ABC transporter permease has translation MKHYYAPAQIIANLLKWILLVSLLAVALLPLLWLLVSSLRTNLELQTNPFGWPEKLQWVNYAKALAMASLPRLLLNSVVVAASAVILNSIVTAMASFILSRERFRGRDVLYTVFTAGVLVPVISFMVPYFSFITKSGLYNTLLALVLVYTAVNIPVSIFLVTAFMKSIPRELEEASVIDGCGFFKRFSVIILPLSRSGLVTAATFCFIYSWNEFLMAMLLTSSIESRTIQLGIKFFTSQFITDYASMYAAVIITIIPSIVGYVFLHDKIIGGLTAGGVKG, from the coding sequence ATGAAACACTATTATGCACCGGCTCAAATCATCGCCAACCTCCTGAAGTGGATTCTTCTGGTTTCCCTGCTTGCCGTAGCACTGCTGCCCCTTCTCTGGTTGTTGGTCAGCTCGCTGAGGACGAATTTGGAGCTGCAGACCAACCCCTTCGGCTGGCCTGAGAAATTACAGTGGGTCAACTATGCCAAGGCCCTTGCCATGGCGAGCCTGCCACGGCTCTTGCTCAATTCGGTGGTGGTTGCAGCCAGCGCCGTCATTCTCAACAGCATCGTGACCGCCATGGCTTCCTTCATTCTTTCCCGTGAACGCTTTCGAGGCCGCGATGTGCTGTATACTGTATTTACCGCCGGAGTCCTGGTTCCCGTCATCTCCTTCATGGTTCCCTACTTCTCCTTCATCACCAAGAGCGGGTTGTACAACACCTTGCTTGCACTGGTGCTTGTCTATACTGCGGTGAATATTCCAGTCTCGATTTTTCTGGTCACCGCCTTCATGAAGTCCATTCCCCGGGAGCTGGAGGAGGCGAGTGTCATCGACGGCTGCGGCTTCTTCAAGCGATTCTCGGTGATCATCCTCCCGCTCTCACGTTCAGGCCTTGTCACCGCGGCAACCTTCTGCTTCATCTACAGCTGGAATGAGTTTCTGATGGCCATGCTGCTTACCTCCTCGATCGAATCGAGGACCATTCAACTCGGCATCAAGTTCTTCACCAGCCAGTTCATCACCGACTATGCAAGCATGTATGCAGCGGTGATCATCACCATAATTCCCAGCATCGTAGGCTACGTGTTTCTCCATGACAAGATCATCGGTGGTTTGACCGCCGGTGGGGTGAAGGGGTAG
- a CDS encoding L-fucose/L-arabinose isomerase family protein, whose product MKHPVKIAVVCLARKTYDFGAAGELYSKIREDLKSVEAVQWCFIDELVISQEDGLAAAKKLAGEHVDGLICISGTFHLGHLVLMLKRELAVPVLLWGLPELPYNGGKIRLNSVCGVNLNASNLYKSGFDDYTVIIQNTVDQDWIDALRVIKAMKGSKIGIIGYRADGFFNVGVQDNLLFGQTGALVDHYELSEVHNYEVRDEEVSRRRKQLADTFDVSTLSAYQLDKVSRLSAKLDAFYHANGLSALAIRCWPEFARDFGVSPCAAMSLLQSEGLILACEGDIDGALSMIAHKALGAETPFLFDFSQVDFEQDFALFWHCGVAPCNLWDGVCNRSLDTYFAGGKGVTADFVLKSGELSVLRIDSARGGYRMFLQKAKAIPMEKLLKGTYMKVVFDRPVKDVLNLVLDNGLAHHSSVVYGTYIRALELVAKIKGWKVIC is encoded by the coding sequence GTGAAACATCCCGTCAAGATAGCAGTCGTGTGCCTTGCCAGAAAAACCTATGACTTTGGTGCAGCAGGGGAGCTCTATTCCAAGATTCGCGAAGACTTGAAGAGCGTCGAAGCGGTCCAGTGGTGCTTCATTGATGAGCTGGTGATCAGCCAGGAGGATGGGCTGGCAGCAGCCAAGAAGCTCGCCGGCGAGCACGTCGATGGGCTGATCTGCATCTCCGGTACGTTCCATCTGGGCCATCTGGTTCTCATGCTCAAGCGCGAGCTTGCGGTTCCCGTCCTTTTGTGGGGACTTCCCGAGCTGCCGTACAACGGGGGGAAGATCCGGCTTAATTCAGTGTGCGGAGTGAACCTCAATGCCTCAAACCTCTATAAGAGCGGGTTCGATGACTACACGGTCATCATCCAGAATACCGTAGATCAGGATTGGATCGATGCCCTGCGGGTGATCAAGGCGATGAAAGGATCGAAGATCGGCATCATCGGCTACCGGGCCGACGGATTCTTCAATGTCGGGGTACAGGACAACCTGCTGTTCGGACAGACGGGTGCCTTGGTCGATCACTATGAACTGAGTGAAGTGCACAACTATGAGGTACGTGATGAAGAGGTTTCACGAAGGCGAAAGCAGCTTGCCGACACCTTTGATGTCTCAACACTGTCTGCATACCAATTGGACAAGGTCTCCCGACTATCTGCAAAGCTGGATGCATTCTACCATGCAAACGGCCTGTCCGCCCTTGCCATCCGCTGTTGGCCCGAGTTCGCCCGGGACTTCGGAGTCTCTCCTTGTGCAGCGATGTCGTTGTTGCAGTCCGAAGGTCTGATACTCGCCTGCGAAGGGGATATCGACGGGGCCCTTTCGATGATCGCCCACAAGGCCCTTGGAGCAGAAACCCCTTTCCTTTTTGATTTCTCCCAAGTTGATTTCGAACAGGATTTCGCCCTGTTTTGGCATTGCGGGGTTGCCCCATGCAACCTGTGGGACGGCGTGTGCAATCGCAGTCTGGACACCTACTTTGCCGGCGGCAAGGGTGTGACCGCCGACTTTGTACTTAAAAGCGGAGAGCTTTCAGTGCTTCGCATCGATTCAGCCCGTGGTGGATATCGGATGTTCCTGCAGAAGGCAAAGGCCATTCCGATGGAGAAGCTGCTCAAGGGTACCTACATGAAAGTGGTGTTCGACAGGCCGGTTAAAGATGTCTTGAACCTTGTTCTGGACAACGGTCTTGCCCATCACTCATCGGTGGTGTACGGCACCTATATCCGGGCCCTGGAATTGGTTGCCAAGATCAAGGGTTGGAAGGTGATTTGCTAG